The Reinekea forsetii genome contains the following window.
CAGGACGATTAACAGGTCATCGGGCTTGGCTTCGCTATTCAGCCAGTCCAGAAGGTCGGCGTAGAACTTGCGTTTTGCCGGCCATTTAGTTGGGTGGCTGTCGCCTTCGCCTTGCGGGAAGTAGCCATTGATCACCGTCAGAATACGGCCATCCTGCGTCGGATGGCGGCTGATAATGAGGCGCCGTTGATCGTCCTCGACATCCGTGGGGAAACCACACTGATGCTCTACGGCACTGCGGCTCAGCGTCGCCACGCCATGGTGCGCCTTCTGACCCCAAACCTGAGACACCAGGCCGGATGCGGCCTGGACATCCTCGTGCGGGTACATATCGCTGTGCACCTTAATCTCTTGGAGACCGAGTATATCGGGATCGTGGCGCGTTTTGAGTTCGGCCAATTGATGAAATCTGGCGCGGATACCATTGATATTAAAGGAAATAATTTTCATTAGACGCGATTACCATTGAGACCAACGAGGGAAGACCGTTATTATTGACGACTCGATCCCAAATTAATACCAACAGTGTGCATTCTTATGGCTCAACTTTATTTTTACTACTCGGCAATGAACGCTGGCAAGTCCACTGCGCTGCTGCAATCGGACTACAATTATCACGAACGGGGCATGACAACGCGCCTACTGACGGCCCAACTCGACAATAGATTTGGTGATGGCCGCATTGCGTCCCGGATCGGGCTGGAAAAGCCAGCTGACACCTTCAATAACGAAACCGATCTGATCGCCTGGTACAAAGACGGCAATCCGGTCGATTGTGTCTTTATCGATGAGGCCCAATTCTTGACCAAGAAGCAGGTCGATGATCTGGCCTTTATGGTGGATACCATGAAATTACCGGTGCTCTGTTATGGCATACGCACCGACTTTCGCGGCGAACTTTTCACCGGGTCTGAACGCCTATTGGCCATCGCCGACAAGCTCACCGAACTGAAGACGGTCTGTCACTGCGGACGCAAGGCTATCATGGTGATGCGGATGGATGAAAACGGCAAGGCCTTGACCGACGGAGCTCAAGTGGAGATTGGCGGCAATGAACGCTATGTATCGATGTGTCGGAAACACTACTATGAGGCGTTATATCAGTAAGGACAGCACGTAACCTGAAGCGAGTTAATCTTAATAAATAAGATTAACTATGTGTTATAAGTTATTGATTATTAACGGGCATCTATACCGTTAGGTGTTTGCGCTTGGCATTGATTAGGGTGGTCAACATGCCCTTGTTGAGGCCGAAAAATATCGAGACAATATAGCAGGCGCCCAGGCTGGTGATGATCATCGGGCTGGTCGGCACACTGATATAGTAGGAAAATAACAGGCCAGACACACAGGCCCCAAAGGCGAGCAACATCGACAGTAAGATCATCGACTCCAGTTGCCGTACCCAAAAGCGCGCGATCGAGGCGGGCAATATCATCAGGCCGACCGACATCAGGGTGCCCATAGCGTGAAAACCACTGACCAGGTTTAAGACCACGAGCATCAGAAAGCCATAGTGGGCGATGGAACTGAAGCGACTGATAGACTTGAGAAAATCTGGATCGACGCACTCCATCACCAAGGGCCTATAAATCAGGGTCAGCGCAATCAGAGTGATGGCACAGATGCTTAAGAGCAGAATCAAAGCGGTGTTATCCAAGGCCAGGGTCGAGCCAAATAGGACATGCATCAGGTCAACATTGCTGCCCGACATAGAAATAATCATCACCCCGATCGCCAGCGACGTCAGGTAAAAGGCCGCCAGGCTGCTATCCTCACCGGTGCCGGTTTTACGCGCGGTTAAACCCGAGAGTAGGGCGACCAGACTGCCGGCAATCAGCCCGCCGATGGTCATGGCCGTGACCGACAGGCCAGCAAACAAAAAACCAACGGCGGCGCCGGGTAGGAT
Protein-coding sequences here:
- the xthA gene encoding exodeoxyribonuclease III, producing MKIISFNINGIRARFHQLAELKTRHDPDILGLQEIKVHSDMYPHEDVQAASGLVSQVWGQKAHHGVATLSRSAVEHQCGFPTDVEDDQRRLIISRHPTQDGRILTVINGYFPQGEGDSHPTKWPAKRKFYADLLDWLNSEAKPDDLLIVLGDFNIAPVDEDIGIGEKNAKRWLKEGKSAFLPEERVWFEKIRAWGLADSYRIEHPQVNDRFSWFDYRSKGFADEPKRGLRIDQLMISAPLIPLIRATGIDYDIRAMERPSDHAPAWLELNLDLV
- a CDS encoding thymidine kinase, encoding MAQLYFYYSAMNAGKSTALLQSDYNYHERGMTTRLLTAQLDNRFGDGRIASRIGLEKPADTFNNETDLIAWYKDGNPVDCVFIDEAQFLTKKQVDDLAFMVDTMKLPVLCYGIRTDFRGELFTGSERLLAIADKLTELKTVCHCGRKAIMVMRMDENGKALTDGAQVEIGGNERYVSMCRKHYYEALYQ
- a CDS encoding metal ABC transporter permease; the protein is MLDLLIGPFIEFAFMRRALLGTLVLSVSSAPIGVFLMLRRMSLTGDAMSHAILPGAAVGFLFAGLSVTAMTIGGLIAGSLVALLSGLTARKTGTGEDSSLAAFYLTSLAIGVMIISMSGSNVDLMHVLFGSTLALDNTALILLLSICAITLIALTLIYRPLVMECVDPDFLKSISRFSSIAHYGFLMLVVLNLVSGFHAMGTLMSVGLMILPASIARFWVRQLESMILLSMLLAFGACVSGLLFSYYISVPTSPMIITSLGACYIVSIFFGLNKGMLTTLINAKRKHLTV